A window of Equus przewalskii isolate Varuska chromosome 18, EquPr2, whole genome shotgun sequence contains these coding sequences:
- the HES1 gene encoding transcription factor HES-1, with translation MPADIMEKNSSSPVAATPASVNTTPDKPKTASEHRKSSKPIMEKRRRARINESLSQLKTLILDALKKDSSRHSKLEKADILEMTVKHLRNLQRAQMTAALSTDPSVLGKYRAGFSECMNEVTRFLSTCEGVNTEVRTRLLGHLANCMTQINAMTYPGQPHPALQAPPPPPPGPGGPQHAPFAPPPPLVPIPGGAAPPPGGAPCKLGSPAGEAAKVFGGFQVVPAPDGQFAFLIPNGAFAHSGPVIPVYTSNSGTSVGPNAVSPSSGPSLTADSMWRPWRN, from the exons atgccagctgatataatggagaaaaattcCTCGTCCCCGGTGGCTGCTACCCCAGCTAGTGTCAACACGACACCGGATAAGCCAAAGACAGCATCTGAGCACAGAAAG TCATCAAAGCCTATCATGGAGAAAAGACGAAGAGCAAGAATAAATGAAAGTCTGAGCCAGCTGAAAACACTGATTTTGGATGCTCTTAAGAAAGAT AGCTCGCGGCATTCCAAGCTGGAGAAGGCGGACATTCTGGAAATGACAGTGAAGCACCTCCGGAACCTGCAGCGGGCGCAGATGACGG CCGCGCTAAGCACAGACCCGAGCGTGCTGGGGAAGTACCGCGCCGGCTTCAGCGAGTGCATGAACGAGGTGACCCGCTTCCTGTCCACGTGCGAGGGCGTTAACACCGAGGTGCGCACCCGGCTGCTCGGCCACCTGGCCAACTGCATGACCCAGATCAACGCCATGACCTACCCCGGGCAGCCGCATCCCGCCTTgcaggcgccgccgccgcccccgccagGACCCGGCGGTCCTCAGCACGCGCCATTCGCGCCGCCGCCTCCGCTCGTGCCCATCCCCGGGGGCGCGGCGCCCCCTCCCGGCGGCGCGCCCTGCAAGCTGGGCAGCCCGGCTGGGGAGGCGGCTAAGGTGTTCGGCGGCTTCCAGGTGGTGCCGGCTCCCGACGGCCAGTTTGCCTTCCTCATCCCCAACGGGGCCTTCGCTCACAGCGGTCCGGTCATCCCAGTCTACACCAGCAACAGCGGGACCTCCGTGGGCCCCAACGCAGTGTCCCCTTCCAGCGGCCCCTCGCTCACGGCGGACTCCATGTGGAGGCCTTGGCGGAACTGA